The genomic window GCACTGACCTCATCCATGCATGAAGTAAACATATACCTACTCAGAACAATTGTATAAAATCATTTAAAGGAACATTAGGAGAAAAGGCATCTTTATTTAAAATCTATATAAACTATATACACACAGCTGCATGTTAACACTTTACCcccaacaaaacatttaaaaaataccaaATATTAATTAGAATAAATACACTTGATCAGTCAGAAAACATTTGAAAACTCTCATGTTGTTTTGaatcaaataaatattacattattgattttagtcattaaatacagtaaataataaatagtcaTAAATAAATCCAACCCTTCAAAATTCAGCCATACACATGGTTATCCTCAGTGGAGTGGTTATTTAGTCCTTCACCCTGCCACCAGTCTCCTTGAAGCTCTCCCAGGATCTCCTGCAGCGACAAGGTTGGAAGCTCAGGCAGCGGTCCATGGTGGACCCCGCTTTCCAGCTGGCCTTCCATTCTCGGAACATCTGGGTTGTCAACAGGAGAAGTCCTGTCCAAACCGGCCTCCCAGCAGCCCGAGTCAGGAGTAACAGGGGTCAGGGGTTGAAGAGTGTTGTGTTTTTCAGAATGCGAGTAAAAAAATCCCGGATTGCAGGCATATGCTTCCAGATGATATGGACTCCACATGGAGCTCATAGGAGACCTCCTGCCGTACCTCACACCCCAGTTAGGGGGCATCTGATGCTCTGGGCTTAAAATAGGAGAAGGGCTCAGATGGGATTGAATGGCTCTGCTTTGATGGTATGAAGGTGTGCAATAGCCAGAATCGTCGCTGATTGACATGGAAGACGGAGTGTCACATCCGCATACTGCATCTTTTTCCATTTCTTCCTTTATACGATCTGGATATGCAGGCGGTGGTGAACATAAAGTTCCAGTTGCTCCACTGGATTCATTGTTTTTCCGATGTATTTGCATTGGTGAAGTCTGCATATTGTTGTAGGCTGGCAAGTCGGTTTGCCACAATGGCTTTTTTCCACCCTTGCATTTCAACGTGCGAGCTCTCCTATTCTGGAACCAGACCTATTGTGAATGGAAATCAAATGGGGCAGACTCAGAAGTTGATAGATTATAGTCAACCATCTAGTGCATGCAGATACTGTAAGAGCTTTCCTGTTAAAGATTGAGGTTAATCATTGCGAGATGACATGCAGTTAGCTGTGCGTTTAGTCAGGATGGTTATCTGTGCTTGGTATGTCTATTGTTTACAGGCTGTACGGTCTCTAAACTAAACAGCTGATAAAGGCAAAGTCGCTTACGTCATGGCAGATATTGAGAGTGCTATCAGTGATGGTAAACAGTGTTTTCATGTAAGGCATTATTATATATCACTTCACCTGTTTGGTGATTTACAAAATACATGAGAGATGCAAAATAATATGATAAGCTTATTAACATCTTAAAAGGATAGCTCACCTCAAAATatgactttatatttattttttgactcaAATGTTGTTTCAAAGCAGTATGAGTATTTGTAAGCATATAATGAATATTACTGGGGTTCTACAATCTCAAAAAAGttgatgtatttaatattttaatatgtatatttaagCACGGTCAGACATTAATTTCACATtaagatatattttatatactcTCAGAAAAATAGGTGCAAAAGTAGTTTTTGTATATACATCTGAACAATCCaacctaaattaataataatgcccCAATTATTCAAGATATTGGGGCAAAAGGGGTTCTTTTTGCCTTAATATCTTGAATAATTGGggcaatattaaaaataaattggggcacaattaaaataaacattttgtgacAGTAGGGATTGAGATGAAAAATCAGCAGTAATAGCAAAAATAATCGAGAAAGGTTTTTGTCATTGTATTGCACTTTGAAATTGATTAGAAATTTTCAATTGATAATTTATAAACCAGTACATATGCAGTTGTTGTGTTTACCACCATTGAGAAGCATTATATTGTTTgttaataatactttattaataaCACTTTGTAGTTAAATGACTGATTAAAGTGGGTGCACCGATATGGGTATTTGTAATAAGGTATTTTCATTATTAGTAATAAggtaattttaaattttaatttaattaaatgtaaattaattccTGAGGGCAAATATTATTCTTTAATGTAAAGTTCATTTCTAACCCTGTTTTCTTTCCTCAAAGATTGCATAATGAAAATTGGTGGGTCCAACATTGTTTTAAACCCAGCAAAGTATGCATTATTGGATTTTAAACAATGTTGGACTCCAACAACTTTTATTAtgcaatctttaaaaaaaagcaggGTGCATgaaaaaatatatgcataaaGTACTTGATCAAGTCTTCAAAATGTGTTCCATTCTGGTTAATAGAAAGTAGATTCATTAAAGAAAGTAAGTCATACGTGAACAAGTTGAGGGTGAGTCAATGATGACAGAATTCAATACattggtgaactttccctttaaactgTAGTGAATTGAGTTTTACTGTTTATAACATGCCATTAAACATGACAGCCCACCTGTATGCGAGACTCTGGCAGTCCTGTGGTTTGGGAAAGACTCTCTCTGAGACTGATTCCAGGGTAAGGGTCTGTTTCAAATGTAGCTCGCAGAAGCTCAACGTGTTCCTTGGAGAAACTTGTCCTTTTCCTGCGACTTGCGCTTCTGGATACAGCTCCACTTCCAGATGTTTTAGCAGTAGCATCTAAAatgacaaatttaaaataaattaataattataatgaatgCAATACCAAACATAGTATTATCTTATATGTCGTCTTTCAAATGAACTGTGAAAACATATAGTTATTTAGTTGAAATCTTCAGTAATGTTTACCAATAGTGCTGTCTTTCCACATGTTGTGTCTTCACTGGTGGAATCCTGGAGGTGACAGTGAAGGTCTGTCTTCTTGGTGCTCCTCAGGGATTTGATTTCTGACCCCTTCAGCAGTGTTTTATACCTGTGCCCTCATGTCCTGCTCCCATGACCCCCCTTTCAACCCCACCTCCCCCATTTGAAGAGCTTATGATGGGTGAAATAGGAATGAGACAGGGTACAGTCTTtgaaaaccatataaaaaaattatatatatatatatatatatatatatatatatatatatatatatatatatatatatatatatatatatatatatatatatagtcagaattattagcccccctgaattattagcccccactgTTTTTTCCCGATTTTCtctttaacggaaagaagattttctctgttcatttctaaacataatagttttaataactttctaataactgatttattttatctttgctatgatgactaaataatatttaactagatatttttcaagaaacttctacacagcttaaagtgacatttaaaggcttaactaggttaattaggttaactaggcaggttagggtaattaggcaagttattgtataacaatgttttttttttttcggtagattatcgaagaaaaaaaaaacttaaaggggctaataattttgtccataaaatgttttttaaaaaattcaaaactgcttttagatatacttttaaaatgtcctgaatctgttaaacatcattcggggggttaataattctgacttcaactgaatatataaATGGCAAACATTTAattgagcatttattaatcattttaccAATGTGTTCTGttaaattttattgatttataagCAAAACATCAAGTTATCATGTATTTTGACCATAATTTACAAAAGACTAATACAAAGTAAATctcaaaaaatctcaaaaaaaatcaGTAGAGATCAGTTATGCTAAATGAGTAACTTTCATTTCATTATGTGCACTGAATATGCTTTCTatggaaaaaaattatatgtatatgtataatatatatatgtaagtacACCACACTACTTTTGTGTGTTTTATCTATATATGTGAGATAATTCATCATACATTACACCTTAAATATAAGAATAAGAACAATAAGCAACAGCAGTCATGAATTTTTAAGATTCTATATAGTTTATTATTCATGCAGACCTTATTAatacaaatatgttttatttattattttgctgaCTAAGCACATTGTTTTTTCTACCTTTTATTTATAATGACTGCAATATATACACTTTTAATATAGTAATTTACAAACGTATATTAAAGATTTCAGCTTTCTGTTTTTGACATTCTCATTAACAAAGAGCAAAAgtgagacatttttaaaaataaatatcaacatatcaaaattatatttaaaatattagagTTTTATAAACAAAGGCTACAAAATCAACACCGACCAAAAGAGAAACTTTGTTTTGGCACATTATTTGACCAAAGAATTAAgaatttaaattatttgaaattgtatataaattaaagttatttatttgtatatttttttattcaattttatttatttatatttttttgtcactTACTCTCCATTCAAGTATTGTGATCAATAAAACAATAGACACCAGAAAATATTAACTAACAAAGACATTAGTAACATGCTTAAACAAAAGGCTGTGAATGGGTATCTCTTTGTGTCATCTGATCTCTTTTCAAAAGGAACATAAAAGAAACATTTGTGGAAGCCAGAGAAAACAAGGAGAGCGTTTTGTGGAATGATTAATAGGACAGTTTGCATGCGTGAGTGCTGTCGCTCCAGAGGATCCAGCGGGGATAACAGTCGTTTCAAAGTCAAGGTGCTTGTCAAGCTTGTCAATGTAGATGAGCTGCTGAGACGTGGTGTTCAACTAAAGCAAACTGCATCCGACAACCTCACAGGGACCTTTCAACCCTGTATAGAAATATCGACCAGTTCATTTTAATGCTTCGTTTTATGTAAACACAAAATTAATAAAGTATGTCATCATATACAAGATATTcataaaacaaattcaaaataaatgtcaaaagcTGTTTATTTCAGTCCAGATTAATCTAATCACATAATTTTAAAGTTTTTGAATGCAATTTCTACAAATGGCGTTTTTGTGAAATAGTTTGGCAAGTCTACATTGAATCTGCACTAAAGTTTATCTCAAAATCACTAACAAAAGTAGAGTTTTACATCCCCCcattaatcaaacacaccctTTTGGCTGATACTGCGTTCTGCTGCAGTCCAAATCCAATCAACTTGTTATTTCAAGATAAATGTGCAAATTCGAGATAGTTTTCATGCATTTGTTTTGTATACAATTATCTTAAGCATAGCTTTTCTATCCACAAGTTTTAAAAATCAAAGTTCTGGAATCTGTGGTTCCGTGAAGAACATTTAACACAAATATTTCCATTATACAAAAGGTTctttacacaaaaaaataaaggtaaaaaaaaacaacaacaaaaatttccTAAAGAACGACTCTTTTagtaaacagcttttatttttttttacattttacatagtacattttaataatgttaataaaaattaataaacaaatattaataaaatgtgatAAATGTTGAAGTTTTATTGGCTTCTAAAGGCTCTTAATGGAACCATCAATGTCTATAAGCAACCTTTATATTTTGTTTCCTTAGAATTATATTAAGGTTctctctgacatttttgtcaagattgagttattgacatatttttattaaatgacaacttattaacattatgggatgcttttttataagttgtttacatattcagaatgcttatttaaaaaaactaatttacacaCAAATTGTTTGCTATATAGAAAGCAAAAACTtggaagctcaatatctcaaaatcattcagaacgcagatcgaaccttataattccaaggtgacgatttatcagtttttctcagtggctttggtgcatttctcacaacactgttTACATATGCACAACAgttagtgcatttctcaaaacaatttgtgcacatcatagtagcagtttctcattcccttcaacaaattgcaaatgctttcgaACATGCATcagttgctttcatacaactctctgctgttttataacattatcatttgcttatgtcatgtcagtcaaaatgaactaaacttgtgaatgctgaacagtcattccatataaaactaatagtcctcattttattACTCgggtcattacatacaaaaatgttaaactagTCAAAATTTGTCGAGTTAATTTTAtcaaattttttaaatcttttttcctgaaaatgtctaaactgaactatttcatgaatgatttacagacctgtgtgtgttgtagattCAGTTCCAAAATGTAGGCtactttacagtttttctcagtcgctttggtgcatttctcacaacactatttacatttgcacaacaagtcatgcatttctcaaaacaattagtcattggtgcacatcctagtagcagtttctcattcctttcaacaaattgcaaatgctttcgaACATGCATCATTTGCTTTCATTCAACtttctgctatttataacattatcatctgctaATGTCATGTcattcaaaatgaactaaacttgtacatgctgaatagtcattctatataaaacgtacagtcctcatttcattacttgagtcattacatacaaaaatgttgaacttgatgtcaaaatcggtcaagcaaactttataaaaaaaattcaaactgtattttcctaaaaatgtctttaaaattgaacattttgatgaatgatttacagacctgtgtattttgCAGGTTCAGTTccgatatgtactgcaatattgtttacagttgtgcacagttcaacccaaagggagtttatgtttgttgtaaataagggtgtgtttattcttttgcacaatgctgtgaataaattaggattgtaaagagcaaatgcagagtaaaaatgtgaaacatacatattcagtgtcttgtactcagataactcactcaatgcagtgatgtccaactttactgtagttttcaaatggctgtgcaaatagtatatagtgctgtcttgaacATTTTTAGGAAGTGTCACCAgtatctgacttttttgcattgaaaaaaatgtagagtaaactgtcataatgaaaacatgactaagccatttgactatcttgttcataaacaatggtgtcaggacttttcattttgatgatactgacactttgattgacatgaatacttgcttttgaggaatgaactatccattttgagcatgcaATGCGCTTTTGCATGCAGGTTATCAgctgcagtttgcactaattgttttaagaaatgcataaactgttgtgcagaaatgcactggtgttgtgagaaacccaccaaagcgactgagaaaaactaaaattgtttacagttgtgcacagctctactcaAAGGGAGTTTATGATTGTTATAAATAAGGGtgtttttattcttttgcacaatgctgtaaataaattataattgcaAAGAGaatatgcagtaaaaatgtgaaacatacattgTGTCTTgcactcagatacctcactaagtgaagtttattcataaactaatttcgagaggagcacgtgattatgattgaacacggctggttctgcattagcatgcttgatccaccaatcaggccattcctaaccactataaagagccagggtttttttcactacagtcatcttcgatttgaagaatccccccttccaccccttcctacctttccctccatagggcagcacggtggctcagtgactagcactgtcgcctcacagcaagaacgtcaccagttctagttccttaacaggccggtggtcgtttctgtgtgtagtttgcatgttcttcccgtgcttgcatgggttttccccgggttctccggtttcctcccacattccaaaaacatgcacaacaagttaatcgttaaatctaaatttcaatacaggtaatctaataatgcagcatatcttttaatagctttCAATCTTAGTCTTTAGCTATTAtcaaaggggagttgtcgagatctacctgagctcgaggctaccctctcttcctccaaacgggagggagcccagggctcaagaaccttcgagctcagggctctctcccgggacagcatgccaaacttgcttataatcaatcatcagctaagtgtgaactcttgaaatgcagtgatgtctaactttactgtagtttaaatgactgtgcaaatagtatatagtgctgtcttgagcattttcaggaagtgtcacctaaatctgacatttttgcattggaaaaaattaacagagtaaactgtcattatgaaaacatgactaagccatttgactctcttgttcataaacaatgttgTCAGGActgttcatcttgatgacactgacacttttattgacatgaatacttgcttttgaggaatgagctttccattttgagcaagtgacatgcttttgcaggttatcaactaggttttgcaatttgtactaaatgttttgagaaatgcattaactgttgtgcaaatttaaatagtgttgtgagaaatgaaCCAAGCAACTGAGGAAAAACTGTAATAGTCCATTGTACAAAATGttctttaaacttgtaaaaataaagctttaCTGCCATTGATTGTTCCATGAAAATATTTAACATCCATGGCTCTAAATATTCTTCAGTTGTCTTTAATTTtagtttctttaaatatttacaaagttCTTCACACATTGTTTTGAATAAAGTtttctgaaagttttttttttatatgaagcCCCCTTTTAGaatatttgttttatcattttaatcaaatattCCGTGTGCAAATTTCATTTCCTTTCTATTTATGTATAGTATAATTTGAATTTCCATATTTTTGTCTTTGCACCTTATTAACCTTAGTTCACTTGACAAAAACAGTAGGTGTCAGCCTTGAGCTTCAACAGCAATTAaactatgtttatttatatttatttattttattttatttttgtcatgtacAGTTCTACATTCAGACATTTCAGGATAATGATATTTAGTTGACATTTCAACTGTAAAATAAAGagatgtttataaatatatacagttgtagtcagaattatcagccaccctttgattttttttcttttttaaatattttccaaacaatgtttaatagagcaaataaattttcacagtatgtctgataatgttttttcttctggagaaaatcttattcattttatgtcggctagaataaaagcagtttttaattttttaaaaaccatttttaggagaaaatgattagcccttttaagctattttttgtggataaatcatcattatacaataacttgcctaattaccgtaaTCTGTCtagttaattaacctagttaaacctttaaatttcaatttaagttgtgtagaagtgtcttgaaaaacatctagtaaaatattatttactgtcatcatggcaaagataaaataaatctgttattagagatgagatattaaaactattgtttagaaatgtgttgaaaaaaatcctgtAAATCAACTGTAAATTTGACCTTAgatgtaaacataaaaacaactAGGATGTGGTCAACATGCACACTGATTCCATACAGTTGCGGGGATGAAACATTTTATTTGGTTAAAACACAGAAATGAGTTGTATTTCGGCACTGCTCTTTTGTTGTATTAAACCAAAGGGTTTTTGATTAAATGCTTATAAAAATGTCTTCTATTTATGCTCCATGAAATACATCAACACTATCACGCTGCCATTTTTAGGTTATGATTGTGACAGTCAAAATTTAGTTTTgatatttttgattgttttataattttataaaataatgtgGGC from Danio rerio strain Tuebingen ecotype United States chromosome 13, GRCz12tu, whole genome shotgun sequence includes these protein-coding regions:
- the mxtx1 gene encoding mix-type homeobox gene 1 (The RefSeq protein has 3 substitutions compared to this genomic sequence), encoding MWKDSTIDATAKTSGSGAVSRSASRRKRTSFSKEHVELLRATFETDPYPGISLRESLSQTTGLPESRIQVWFQNRRARTLKCKGGKKPLWQTDLPAYNNMQTSPMQIHRKNNESSGATGTLCSPPPAYPDRIKEEMEKDAVCGCDTPSSMSISDDSGYCTPSYHQSRAIQSHMSPSPLLSPEHQMPPNWGVRYGRRSPMSSMWSPYHLEAYACNPGFFYSHSEKHNTLQPLTPVTPDSGCWEAGLDRTSPVDNPDVPRTEGQLESGVHHGPLPELPTLSLQEILGELQGDWWQGEGLNNHSTEDNHVYG